GGGTAGCTTATTAGCGATGGATTTTCCTAGCAAGGCAGATGTTGAGGCTTGGCTAGCAGATGAGCCATTCACTAAAGCAGGGGTCTATGAGAAGCCGGTTATTCACGTCTTTAACAATAGCTGGCAACAAAAGGTTGGGTTTCCACCTGCTGCTTAAGTAAAAAAAGAGCCACCTCATTGAGGTGGCTACTTAAGTCGATCTATCGAGAGATGGACTAGATTGGTTTGATTTGGAGCTTCCTAAATTTGATGATGCCGCCAGCGGACTGAAGGGCAATAGGTCCTTCAGAGAATTTACTATCTCTGGCATCTGATACGGTGAGCACCCCATTCATCATGACTTTGAGTTGAGGTCCATTGGCCGTGATTTCCATGGTGTTCCAACGCCCACCGGCTTTATGAATTGGGTTGACCTTGGCAATATCCACAATAGCCCCTGTGGAGTACTCCTGACCCGGGCGGGTATCCCAGATATTAATTTCATAAGCATTGCCAGCGGTGACTTTATTGGGATCCTGGCAGCGAATAAAAATTCCACTATTGGTGTCAGATTCAGCCCAAAATTCAGCACGAATAATGAAGTTCCGATAGCTTTTATTGCTCACTAAAAATCCGGATGGCTTATTGCCCTCGACTATTCCTTTGCCAATGACCCAATTCGCGCTGCCTATGATGTTCCAACCGTCTAAGCTGATGCCATCAATGAGATCGGTATAGCCATCTTGTGCTTGAGCATGGGTGTTGATGGAAAACAGGGCAATAGTCAGCGAAAAGGCAATCGCTAGAACTTGTTTTAAGGTTGTTGGCATCATGGTCACCAAAGGTATCTATCTTTCATTTGTAAAGTTACTCCCGTACATTGTTACTGACTTATCTCTAATTCCACAAGTACTCACTTTCCCTTAACTTGGAACCCGGAATCCAGTAGACTTAGGTTATGAATTCAATTACATCACGCTTCTTAGCCATCCTTGTTTCTATTGCCGCTATTGCCTTGACGGGCTGCGGCTCTATTGAGTCGGCAGCCCAAGATGACTGCACTTCGATTGGTTGGCAAATCGGCAGCAAAGGTTATAACGATTGCTTTAAGGCGCGGGTTTACGAGCACAAGCTGGATTACTCTCTGCCACCGGGCAGCAAGCCTTCCCCATCCGTCATTTAGTAGGGTTTACCCTAGTTAAATTCACTTGAGCGCCGTCAAGGACTTGAGTCTTAAAATGACCCAAAATTATTGATATTC
This genomic stretch from Polynucleobacter corsicus harbors:
- a CDS encoding YciI family protein encodes the protein MIFAILLMDRPGTAELRIQVRPEHRAYLGKFADKMAFAGPLTSEDGKTTVGSLLAMDFPSKADVEAWLADEPFTKAGVYEKPVIHVFNNSWQQKVGFPPAA
- a CDS encoding 3-keto-disaccharide hydrolase → MMPTTLKQVLAIAFSLTIALFSINTHAQAQDGYTDLIDGISLDGWNIIGSANWVIGKGIVEGNKPSGFLVSNKSYRNFIIRAEFWAESDTNSGIFIRCQDPNKVTAGNAYEINIWDTRPGQEYSTGAIVDIAKVNPIHKAGGRWNTMEITANGPQLKVMMNGVLTVSDARDSKFSEGPIALQSAGGIIKFRKLQIKPI